In the genome of Gemmatimonadota bacterium, the window GGCACTCAGCGCGTGTAACATCCGAGCAGCCAGTCCCTTGCCCACACCCGTCTCACCCATAATCAGCACGGTCATATTGGTAGATGCTATTTTTTCAAGATTGATTTGAAATTGGCGCAGTGCCGCGCTATGCCCGATAAACTTCTGGCTTTCTCGACGGTTGATGACATCGGTCAATGCTTCGATACGCGGGTCTGCCGTTATCGAGAGTCGCGCCTGTGCTATCTCTGAGTAATTGAGGTCGCGATCTATCGCCCGGACCTGAAAGGTGTAGTCTCCCGGCGGCAAGTCCCGGTAAAAGGCCCGCATCTTTCGAGTCGCTAATTGCCAGTCGGCATCATAACCATTCAAGCGATAGACATAGAGCATGTCACTGGGATGTGTGGAAAAACTCAGGCCCTTGTACTCGAAAATAACCTGCTGTCCCGCAGTAGATACAATGGCTTCCTCAGAGTTCTCATACACCTTATCGGCAATCACCTGTAGCAGACGAATCTGGGGCGGGGTTTGCCGCAGACGGTAGCGTATGATAGAACCCATAAGCGTGCCAAAATAGAACGTTCCATCGCGATCTTCGAGTATCTGGCAAACCGGTCCTATATGCGGTGAGTTGATGGTCTGGAAAAGCTGACCATCGTAGTGAGTCACACCCCGGTCTGTACCGAGCCAGAGATGCCCTTGCCGATCCTCGAACACGCAACGGATGCGGTTGCTCGGTAGCCCATCGTCCGTCGTGAAGGTCTGGAAGGTGTTGCCATCAAAGCGACAGAGACCTCCGAGAGTAGCGATCCACAGGTTGCCATGGCAGTCTTCTATAATATCTGTGACTCTGTCGTCGATCAGTCCATCTTCAATGCCATAAAATTTGAGCTTATCTTCGGGATGCCAGCGCGCCAGGCCCCTGCCGCCAACTGAGAAATTGTGGCTGGCCAAATGAAAATAGACCTCGTCTTTGCGGCCGGCAATCACAGTGCCAATACGGTCTAAAACATCTTTCTTTTCCTCCTCCACAAAAATGGTTTGGAACGCTTCGTCCCGCTGGTAAATGATCTTTAATGGGCTGACCGAAAGTTCTTCTTTTATAAATTCGATTTTATAGGTGTCCTTTTCCCAATAGCCGAAAAGGAATTGATCTTGCAAGTCCTGAGTAATTGCACTGACACTCCTTGCGCCTGAACCCGCAGCTATTTTCATCTTTTTGAATTCTTGTCCATCGTAGCGGAACAGGCCATTGAAACCGCCAAACCACAGATACCCTTCGCGATCCTCGTACATAGAGAAACAGTTGTCGATATCAAGGCCTTGCTCGGAGCCTAAAAATGCAAAGTGCTCGCCATCAAAGCGGGCGACGCTTTTTTTCAGCGAGGTGAGAATGGGTGATACACGCCCGATCCATATATCCCCTTGCCGGTCTTGCACGATCTGCGAGATCTCGATCGGCTTTTTGTCTTTGAGAGAAGCCTTACCGAGGTCAAAAACGCTGATACTATGTGCATCGTAAAGGCCGACGCCGCCCCAGGTGGCAAACCAGAACTGATGATCGCGATCCTGGAATACGGCTTTGACTGCGGGATGGGGTAAGCCATCGGCAATGGTAAATCTGCAGAACCCATCACCGTCCTGATACAATACGCCTTCCGAAGTGCTAAACCACATCCGCCCTTCACGGTCACACTGTATTTTGCGTAGCCACCCTCCCAAATCTACCTGAACAGATTGGAAGGTGCCATCGGCATAGCACCACAGTTCATCTCGATTTCCGAACCGACCTATCCACACCTTGCCGGTATGGTCCTTATCTAAGGCATAGGCGGTCCCATCCTGGGGAAAACCGTCTTTCTCATCATAGCGGTGGAAGGATTCACCATCGAAGCGGATGAGGTAGTTGAAGCCAAACCACAGGTGACCTTGCGGATCCTGAGTAATCCCCCAACACGGACGCCACCTGGAAGAAGGAGGCTCTTCGTAGTGCTGAAGGTAGAGCGGGATCATGTCGTGGAAAGCAGTGCCATTGTAATACCCCAGGGTAGAGGCACCACAGCACCATACACGACCCTCATTGTCTTCGTAGATGCACCGCACGTCTCGGCCTGCAATGCCATCGTCCTTCAAATGATAGAATCTGGCTCCGTCGTACCAGCAGACGCCATTTGCTGTCCCAAACCACATTCGATTCTGACTGTCTTGTACAAGAAAATAAGTACGATCATCAATAAGACCGTCCTGTTTGGTAAAATTCTGGAATTCATTTCCATCGAAGCGACTGACGCCATTATCCCATGTGGCGAACCAGATACACCCCTCGCGATCTTCGGCAATGTGTTCAATGCGCATCCCGGCCAGGCCATCGGCCATAGAATAAGTCCGATAGGTGCCCGTGCGCTCAAGTGGTTTGATCATAGAAAGAACCCTGTGATATGGATAAAAAACGGATTCATACATTGTATCTCACACTTAAAAAGAAACATAATATTGAATTTCACACCTGCAAACAAAATAATGAAGGGTGTAATAATCTCGGGACCATTGAGACCATAGTACGTCTTTTAAGACCATATAAAGTCTTGTGTAAGAGCCAATCCGACTATTTTGGGACGATATAATATAGTCAGATTGGCTCTTTTTCTTATATAAAACAACCCTTTATGAGTATAGATCCCTATGACAACGCTCACATTGGCACGATTTTTGCCTTAAATACTGTCCTGATGCCATCATCATGACCGAAACCTGGACACAGGACTCAAGAAAATGGGGGGGCAACCTTTAATTTCGGCTGATGACGTGATGACCATCAGCTAACTCCCTTTGGGTTGTCCTCTCCTGATCAGGAGGGATGAAAATGGTGTGATTGGTTATGAAGCAAAATACGACCTGAATGGCAATGGAGAAATTGCGTTTGACGATTTTACAGAACTTTTCGGGCTTGACCCTATTTGGGGTCATATCTATTGAAGGGGGTTAGAATTGAAAAAGAGATGGGTGTCTATGAATGTTATCGCTCTTTCGGTGTTGGTATGCGTGGGTTATGCCTCTGCGAATACGACACCTTCTGCGGACTTTGATGGAGATGGTGTGGTAGGTATTCCCGACTTTTTGTTATTTGTGGAGCAGTTTGGATCAAGTCGAGGCGATGGGACATATCAAGCCAAATATGATCTGGATGGCAATGGTGTGATTGGGATCCCTGATTTTTTGATATTTGTGGATTCGTTTGGCAAAGAAGTGCCGTCACAGACAATAGTGGTGCCGGTATGTGACCGCACCGGTGCTGTGCGCGACTCAATTGTGGCATTGGCGCCTGTAAGTGCTTGTGGGGATGTGACAGAGGTGC includes:
- a CDS encoding AAA domain-containing protein; translation: MYESVFYPYHRVLSMIKPLERTGTYRTYSMADGLAGMRIEHIAEDREGCIWFATWDNGVSRFDGNEFQNFTKQDGLIDDRTYFLVQDSQNRMWFGTANGVCWYDGARFYHLKDDGIAGRDVRCIYEDNEGRVWCCGASTLGYYNGTAFHDMIPLYLQHYEEPPSSRWRPCWGITQDPQGHLWFGFNYLIRFDGESFHRYDEKDGFPQDGTAYALDKDHTGKVWIGRFGNRDELWCYADGTFQSVQVDLGGWLRKIQCDREGRMWFSTSEGVLYQDGDGFCRFTIADGLPHPAVKAVFQDRDHQFWFATWGGVGLYDAHSISVFDLGKASLKDKKPIEISQIVQDRQGDIWIGRVSPILTSLKKSVARFDGEHFAFLGSEQGLDIDNCFSMYEDREGYLWFGGFNGLFRYDGQEFKKMKIAAGSGARSVSAITQDLQDQFLFGYWEKDTYKIEFIKEELSVSPLKIIYQRDEAFQTIFVEEEKKDVLDRIGTVIAGRKDEVYFHLASHNFSVGGRGLARWHPEDKLKFYGIEDGLIDDRVTDIIEDCHGNLWIATLGGLCRFDGNTFQTFTTDDGLPSNRIRCVFEDRQGHLWLGTDRGVTHYDGQLFQTINSPHIGPVCQILEDRDGTFYFGTLMGSIIRYRLRQTPPQIRLLQVIADKVYENSEEAIVSTAGQQVIFEYKGLSFSTHPSDMLYVYRLNGYDADWQLATRKMRAFYRDLPPGDYTFQVRAIDRDLNYSEIAQARLSITADPRIEALTDVINRRESQKFIGHSAALRQFQINLEKIASTNMTVLIMGETGVGKGLAARMLHALSAHSEGPFIEVSCGALPGTLIDSELFGHERGAFTGAVFHRLGRVELAEGGTLFLDEIGDMALETQSKLLRLLEEGRFERIGSSETRTAKTRIVAATNRNLEEMVNAGAFREDLYYRLNAFPMYLPPLRERKEDILELAEYFKTRMATHLGKQIALLKPEIIEVLQSYDWPGNVRELEHTIQRAVVLCSESQIRERDLGLYGSRIKDTGHGEQTLSASQDREVVSLAELERRHILDALEATNYLIKGPRGAAKLLSVPPSTLYGKMKRLGIKLNPRQ